The following nucleotide sequence is from Zingiber officinale cultivar Zhangliang chromosome 10A, Zo_v1.1, whole genome shotgun sequence.
ttaatattagtATTCGTCATGTACATGCTTCATGCTTGCAACTACCCATTGACCTAAAATTtagtcgtcttcttcttcttcttccgaaagTCAAAATCCGAAAGCCGAAAGCAGATGCTTGCTATGGGTATCAGCAATGcacgcatcttcttcctcttctactCATCCAAAATGCTTTTCTGGCTCTTCCTTCTGCTCGAGATCATCGCCGTCGCAAAAGTTCGTAGCCAGACTTCAACTCAAGGTGATGCTCCATCTTCATGATCTCGCCAATATTATCATTGAATCTAGTGAAACTTTGTTGATCAATGTTTTCAATTCATCAACAGGATTCATCAGCATTGACTGCGGAAGCTCGACGAACTACACCGACGACACCACCGGCATACCGTATGTTACCGACTACCCATTCACCGACGACGGCGTGAACTCCCAAGTCGCCTTCGAGTACAGCTGGTCCTCGCAACTGACAACCCTTCGGAGCTTCCCCAACGCTACCCGGAGCTGCTACGCCCTGAAGCCGGTGATTAAGTCCAGCAAGTACTTGCTTAGGGGCACCTTCAAGTACGGGAACTACGACGGCCTGAACAGAGCCAGCACCGTGAAGCCCCTGCAGTTCGATCTCTACTTCGATGCTAATTTCTGGCAGACGGTGAGCATCACGGATCCGAGTAGCTATTTCCGGTACGAGGTTCTCGCGGTGGCGATGGCCGACTCTGTTTCGGTTTGTTTGGTGAACACGGGATCGGGAACGCCGTTCATCTCGGTGCTCGAGTTCCGGCCGCTTCCTGACGTCATGTATCCGGCTGTCAGCGCCACGCAATTTCTAATCACTAACATGCGTCTTAACATCGGACCTCCACTGAATTCTGCATCCGTAAGGTGAGATATGAGACTACTTAGTTAATTGTTAAGCGGTTCCTTGTTTCACCAAAACAGAAATTTTATTGTTTTATATATCcaaaattttaatcaaacttGCCAACCATTTGCTTTTCATTTGTCAACTGGCTGCTTTAAAACAGCCagttgacaaaaaaaaaagaaaagttgcgAGCATCTTccaacaaataaaaaataaattggaGAATTTTAGTAACAagcttttattatttatttaatattttagttTGGGTTTGTCAACTAGTTAGTCTAGATCGTGACCTTGGaagttattattaaaattttaattttaaaactcgtCTATATATACTCAATCAAATCGGAATATAAATCATATGGTTATTAAAACCAAAGAAATGTAAAGCGAAcacagaaagaaaaaggaaatataaaatttaataatagtAATGACAATATCTTAGGTATAATTTTTAGTCAATAACACGAAAATGTGTTGTCTAACTTAATGAATACGTCTTAGGTGATAATTCTGTTACTCTGTTATGGCAACGGTGCATGTAACACTCTGGCTTGTGAGTTGGACCAGGTACCCGGATGATCCCTACGACCGGCTTTGGAAACCATGGACGGATTCCGATGCCTTTACCGAGATCACCACCGCTGAATCCATCGAAAGCAGCACCAATGATCATTTCCAGCCGCCGTCCATCGTCATGCAGAGCGCTGCCACTCCTTCCGACGACTCCAGTACTGTCATGGAGTTCTGGTGGGACCACTCCTTCTTCGGCCTTACCGGCGACAGCGTGTACGTCAACTTCTTTTTCACAGAGTTCACGCCCAACACCGCGAGGACGTTGAACATTTATCTCAACGCCGGCATCTGGTACTCCAACTACACTCCATCCTACCTTACACCAGACTGCATTTACAACACCGGTCCCAATGTCCCAAGTGAGGAATACCACTGGGCTATCAACTCCTCAGGCCTGTCCAACCTTCCTCCGATCCTCAACGCGGAAGAGGTTTTCACAGCGATGCAATTCAATCCGCTCGTGACAAACACCGACGATGGTacctataattaattaattatacatGCACTTTATAATTCATTGTGCGTCCATGCTCCTGTTTCATATTGCACTTTGATGCTCTGTTTTTTCTTTTTGTGCGTGTGTAGCGCATTTTTGGAAAGGTGGTCGATCGATCTTTCCGCTACTAAGTATTGCTTTTTTAAGGAAAAATTATCTTATATTTTGAGTTAGATACATTTGAAGAGATGATTGGTTTGGTACTTTCCCATTTGCATCTTACTTTACAAACAATAACAACAGAAAAAATCTCCCTGGTAGTTAAGGTTTTTTATTAAGTATACTTCGATcctttgttaaataagatttcaCAATCTCATCGAGCACCAAAAAAAGAGATGAGATCCGAGCTTTTTCCAGTAAACATCTAAACTTTATTTCTTGACGTCTTTGAGAATGACATATGCTCAAAACAACTTTAGCTGTTTGAAACTTCTTGTCTGATTATTCTGTTAAACAAGGGTAACGTTGCTTTGGTATTTGATCATTTTGGACCTCAGCGGATGCCATCAATGCCATCAAGGAACTATATCGGGTCAAGAGAAGTTGGATAGGTGACCCATGTGTTCCCCAACAATACCCATGGGATGGAGTGAATTGTAGCTACGGAACAAATCCAGCAAGGATCATATCAAtgtgagttttaatttaaaaaacaatTAACTAAGTGCAATATTATCGTGAAATAAAAACTGTGTGTGTTTGAGGATTTTCTGCAGAAATTTATCTTCGAGTGCATTGTCCGGTTCTATATCCTCCTCGTTTGCCATGTTTGCAGCAATCAAGTACCTGTAAGTATTATGGCATTGTTGCAAGTTTTGAAGATGAATGATAACCCATCTAAAAATATTAAGAATCCATTAGATTTTATTGATTTAACAGTTTGATTTATATTCTGTTGATTATAAGTGTTCGGTTGAAGATTTCTTCAAATACTAAGTTGGGCAAATGACAACTAGTAGGTTAATAAAATTCACAAATTAGTAACCCTTAACTTAATTACATCAATAGTGACTTGTGATGGTCTAAGTAATTGCATCTCAGAGGGTCGATACCAATCAGTTTTATGTTCATCTTATAAAACCATGGTTGAAATGTACATAACAAAACTTTCCAAACTGAGAAAACTCTCTATTAGGCCACTGTTCAGGAAGTTCTGCAGCAGAGTTTTATCTTTTATACTTAAACTCTCTCAGCCATTTAGATTTTACTTTGGGATAGtgataaataattttcatatataaGTTAAGGAACATATTTCCCATTACTGGAATATTTAAGATCAACCATTTTACCAAAAGTTTTGAGTTATGGTTTAATCTTATGTATTTGATTGGTTTGCTCTAACAATGCATCCTTCATACAAGTTATGTTTGTTGTTTTTATCTTTCATTGTGATATATTGTAATTCCTTCTTGACTTTTTATGGAAGGGACTTATCTTACAACAACCTAACGGGATCAATACCTGATGCTTTAGGAGCATTGTCATCACTCCAAATCCTGTATGAGTTGttgataataaaattttatgattAGTAAACAATGTATAACTTTTGAATTTTCATATCTTGCAGAAATTTGACGGGTAACAATCTTACTGGAACAATCCCGAGTTCCCTTCTTCAAAAACAAAATCTAGTGTTCAGGTTTATTTCTATATATTCTGGGACATTTGTAATGTTTTCTCCTAGTATTTGTAAAGGAATCATttgttttaattattaattagtttAAGGAATGAGCCGATAAAGGTTGTAACTATCACAACCTGAAATGAATTGTGGAAGCACATAACAACTAACTAATACATTGCATAGTCACTCCGCCTTATCCTGGTGTAGCATAATAGGTTTGTTGATAATTTTCAAAGTACATATCAACATATGAATCTATAGCAGCATAATCTTGATATTTATTGAAAGAGTTTAGAAATAATAGAGTTAAAATGTTTGTCTAAAGTTTAGCTCTTCTTTTGAATTCTTTTAGAGGACTAGAATGAATATGAGGTTTCTATTGTTAGCATCCTTTACCATATATAGTTCTTATCTTGTGAAGGTATCTTGTCCATACTGTATTTTGTTACCATGATTTGTTCTCAACTATTCTGGAAAAAATTATACTAATAAAAAATGATGCTTAGTCATGGAAGCAATCCAAATCTTTGTCCTGGGGGAACTTCATGTGGAGGAGAAAAGAAGAAGCATTCAAGTGTTGCTATTATTGCGGTTGTATGTGTTGTTTCTGTGGTTCTACTTATTGTGGCCATATTCATAGTATGGACAGTGATAAAAAAACGAGGTAAGTGTTTCTGGATTTATGACATTTAGTTTTTAGCTTTGACGTAATGGATGATTGTTAGCAACATAATATTTTGTGCTTGAAAGGAACAAGTATGACTACCTACTCAGAGCAGAATGTTGCACAACCGATGATAGAAAATAATGCTCAAGAAAGTCCTTTGCCAATTGAGAATCGTGTGTTTACGTACAAGGAGTTGGAGAGAGTAACTAATTACTTTAAAAAGCAGCTTGGCAAAGGCGGATTTGGTCCCGTCTTCCATGGGTACTTGAAAAACGATGTTCAAATTGCTGTCAAGATGCTATCTCAATCATCTTCACAAGGCATGAAAGAGTTTCGTGCTGAGGTATTAGTCCAACTCTACTTAATTAGTTCTATATTTAGTAGTTGAGTTCTTAATATCAGACAAGAATGTGCTTTATAAAGTTTGTAATTTGTTGTAATGTTTGCATATGGATCTTACGTTTAACTTCCTCTCCATATGTAAtatggatttttcttcttctattcTATTGCCTATTTCTGGACCCTCAGAGAGTTAGTATCCCTTCCCTTAATTTCCAATTACCATGTGGTTCTGTAACAGATTCAAAACTTGACAAGGATTCATCACAAGAATCTTGTTTCTTTGCTTGGTTACTGCATGGAGGGGGATAAGTTGGCACTTGTCTATGAGTACATGCCACAAGGAACCCTACAAGATCATCTTACAGGTTTGAATCGCACATTTCATCTGATTTGTGGTcgacatatttcatttttccaatGTTGCACTTTGTCAAGTAAAATGTTGATATCCAATGTCTGATTTTACCATTTGGACATGAATAATTTTTATCTTCATCGGTGTCTTTATCAAGCCATGCTAGTACCAACTATTTAGGGGATATAATAAAACAAGTGTTGGCTTGATGTTATCACCATCATCAAGCCATGTCGTTCCCAACTATTTGGGGGTTACAGTACTAAAATATGCCCATGTTTCAATTGTTAGTTTAATGCTTGATCTAATTGCCTTTGATAGGTAAATTTCACAGTGAAGCTACTTACAGTTGGGCACGACGTCTTAACATTGCAATTGGAGCCGCACAAGGTTTGTTAGTCTATCCATCCCTATATATCAACTCATTAGGCCTTTTGTGATCCTCGGGATCCCAAAATAGTGAGTTTAACAATACAATACGCAGGATTGGAGTATTTACACACTGCATGCAACCCACCACTCATCCATAGAGATGTGAAGAGTTCAAATATCCTGTTGAGTGAAAGTCTAGTAGCCAAAGTAGCAGACTTTGGACTGTCAAAGTCTTTCAACATGGACAATCATACTCATATACCTAATGCATCTGCAGTGGTTGGTACACCTGGCTATATTGATCCAGAGTAAGGTTCCTGCTCTAGCCTTTTTCATGTTCTTTTGACCTATTTATATACATAACCCCAGATGGAAGCTAAGGTGACTATGCTAACTCTCTTAATTATACTCAGGTACTCTTCGTCGAACCAAATCAGCGAGAAGAGTGATGTCTATAGCTTTGGAGTGATTATCCTTGAGTTGGTTACAGGCCGACCTCCTGTGGTGCGAGCTATGAATTCTAATGCTATCAGTTTAGTTCAATGGGTACGCCAAAGGCTTGCCAAAGAGGACATTGAGAACATTATCGATAGAAATCTGAGAATGGGCCACGACATAAATTCCATTTGGAAGGCTGTTGATCTTGCATTGCGATGCACAGAGCTAGACCATCGTCAGAGGCCAACTATGGCTCGTGTTGTGAAGGAACTGAATGAGAGTTTGGAATTAGAATGTGCTTATTCTGAGGGCTTTACAACTGGAGGAAGCCAGACTGATACAATAAGTGTCGCTTTTGAAGTCGAACCACCATCGTTCTTTGCTCCAGGAGCGAGATAAAAAATATTGCAAGAAAATTGAGTTGTCTGCTGTTTGAAAGCTTGATAAATCTTTTAGTGGGTTTGTGATGTAGAGATTGTAATTGGGGTAACAACAAAATTTGAAGTTGATTTGATTTTGAACAAGTATGTTGTGATGTGGTATTTTATAATAACAATGTACGGAAACAAGTCTCATTGTGATGAAGTCTGATCCAAATTCAAGAACTTGGCAGCACTTTACTTTTATAGCCTTTACCACCTTAGCTTCTGATATGTTGAAAATTTTACTCTCTGTATTACAAGAAACAGATATGTTGAACACAACCGATGTTGGGATTTAGCGTGCTAAACATGCGAAAGCATAGCGGAAATTAattagatcctcttatccagcagatccatacgaagggaagaaacattttctaaaaataatctatactaagctacatgataggattatacctttgttgcgtgcccttcgcaatcccgacagcaacctttctttagatgcagatctcagcgcattcaagcgtccgtgcctctacggtatccacacgaacaagccttgtctttgcttgtctcacagacaaagcaagatggagaagaaatcacaaggttgtgctagcaaccacaatggTGATTTCGACCAAGaaggggaaggaggaagaagaagaatgccaagGGTCCCACGCATGAAAAAAAACTCTAGAAAAATATCAtctaaaatgatatttataaccatcccatggtataccaagagtcttcaccctttcatcttctaatctaatggttcaaaattaaccattcaatccaatggttcaattttgaccattcaactttcttggtgaactcaagttcacccaatgagtccaacccattgattctcaaGCAACTCGACTCAATTCAACAATTGGATctctttgagtctaactcaatgagtcaaattcggattacactaaatccattgattcatcacatgaatccatCTTTGAGACTATTTTAGCCGTTGCCAAAGGAGGTGCCTTCCagtcctatggaaggcgccttcaacctgcggataagatttttcagggatTATAAAAATACCCCTGgacataaaaaaatatagaacaactcttgtaatcattttCTAGCAATTGTCTGATCtttcaatgagtgtaagaggcttctccatcttcTAAGAATGAGACTTTTTAGTGCGTTTACttaccttgaattaacaaccacttaaGTTGTAACCAAGCAAATCTGTTAAcctcttttaatttatttgatgcGGATATGTCCCTGAGCCCAAAGGTAATTAGGGAGAAGAAGAGGGACCTTTTAGTCATTTCACGTGAAGAGTGTTTAGGGATTATGAGAAGAGGCAATGTTCACGGGTTGAGGGGAGGGATTTGGTTCGTGTTTTGTCCTGCCGCCAAGAAGAGGGCTTTCTTCCTCTCACGCTCCTCGCCGACGTTAGCCGCCAACTGCTCCCCACCTCTTCTCCTCTACCTCCTTTCCTCCGGCCTCTTCACACTAGCGCCGCCACTGGGAGGAGGAAGTGGGGTTTACTACCGCCGCCAACGCAACAACGCAGGCTGGGGCCACCTCGCCGCATCCCCTCTCATTGGCGGCACACAGACCGCTTCTCCTCTCGTTGGAAGCCTCCTCCGGCGTTGGCTTCCTTGCACCTGGCCACCACGGTAGAGGCGCATGCGGATGTTACCTTCGCCGCCTCCGGCGCCGATCACGCTCACTGCCAACAGCCCCTCGCCCTCATGCACGAGGGCTCTCTGCCACAATAGCTCTTTTCTCCTCGCGATCGCCGTCTACGAGCTCCGTCATCGATAGCACATCTTCTCGCCCTCACCGCCATTACTAATGTTCCCAGTGTTGGTCCAGCAGATATCGCTGCCTCTGTGAGCGTTGTCGCCCTCGCCAGCCGCCACCATCCTTAGCGCCGCTTCCAGCGGCTGCCGCCGAGTCTAGCAACCACTGCCGCCACCTCTACTGGTCGTTACCGCCCTTCAATGCCACCTCCAGCGACAGCCACCGGTCGACCCACGACCTTTGTAGGTCGCTGCGATGTTCACGGCGCCTGTTCAGCCCTCGATCTGCGCTGTCATACACTTCGGACGCTGATTCGGCATTCGATCCATGTCAACGTATGGTTTCGGCGCTCAAGCCATTGCTGATCCAACCTTCAGGCTACGACTATTGCACTCTACCTCCGTGATCTATGTTCTGCCCTATGTGCTGTGTTACGGCGATCGAGCCGCTTTGTTTCACCCTTCGTATCGCTATTATGATTGTGAGTTACGTTATTGGTATTATCCGGTCTGTGTGCCGAGTCCCGGCCTGCGAGCCGCTGTGGTATTCCGACTTAGGTGTCGTCATCATATTTCGGCCTACATGTCGCCTTTTGGATCCATGCTGCACCGGATTCCATGTTGTCGTCTCCAGATTCGGCTTCTCAGCTGCCTCACATTCATCTACTCTTCAGGGCCACGACGACTCGATCAACATcacgaccagctcaccgatccatccgagggcgccacGGAGCCAGGGTACGTCATTGTATTCATCctgtatttattttgttgttctactattattcggatgcttatatattcgtgggatccacctcgagcatcggggtaccaaggACCGGGGCAATCCGGTCGCTGGCTATAGGTACTGTTGACCAGATGACTTCTGACGACTTGTTCATCATAGAAGACAGCTCACCATCTGGATCATGGAGATGCGGTCGATAATTCTATCTTTTCAAATTCTCGACAAGATTATTGTTAATTGTTCATTTCtacttattatttattataattgtgATATTGCTACTCATACGAATGGGTGAACGAGAAAGGTTGTGTATTTAGTTTTACATATAGTTCACCTCTTTTTACAGGCCGCTACCAGATCCAACATGTACCATTTCCAAATCACAACGGAAGTACACGATTCAGAATTAATGTTTCTTGCTCACTATTGTTTATTGGATTAAACATAGTAGCTGCAGAAACATTATGGAATCAAAATcagtttttttatatattttattttttgtcttcCTCCGCTCCAGAAAGCACAAAATAAGAAGACTGGTTGGATTAGAGGAAGCAATGGGTAGCTTGGACTAATCGATGAACATGCATGTTTTCTTAGGCTCTTCCTTCTGCTGGAGTTCGCTGTTGTCAAAGTTCACTCAAGGATATGATCCATCTTCCACCACGTAGTTTCCAATCAACAACACCCGCATTCGTAAGGTGAGATTTGAGATCAGTCAATTACTCGGCAGAATAGATTATATAGTCAACtatacaaaacaaaaaaaaaaagtcaaatagCGGTAATTCATATCCATGGAGATTAAACATTTACAAATATGGTCATTGATCACGATAACTTTGTCCCCTTGCAATAAGAGAGcgaaagaatattttttaaataatttataaagatattTTGACAATATTTAAAGTTTAAAGATCACGTCATCATCATGTACATGCTTCATGCTTGCAACTACCGATTGACATAAAATTTAGTCGTCTTCTTCTACCGAAAGCCGAAAGCATATGCATGCTATCAGCAATGTATGCatgatcttcttcctcttctactCATCCAAAATGTTTTTCCGGCTCTTCCTTCTGCTCGAGATCATCGCCGTCGCAAAAGTTCATAGCCAGCCTTCAACTCAAGGTGATGCTCGATCTTACCAATATTATCATTGAATCTCGTGAAACTTTATTGATTAATGTTTTCAATTCGTCGACAGGC
It contains:
- the LOC122027973 gene encoding senescence-induced receptor-like serine/threonine-protein kinase, which translates into the protein MGISNARIFFLFYSSKMLFWLFLLLEIIAVAKVRSQTSTQGFISIDCGSSTNYTDDTTGIPYVTDYPFTDDGVNSQVAFEYSWSSQLTTLRSFPNATRSCYALKPVIKSSKYLLRGTFKYGNYDGLNRASTVKPLQFDLYFDANFWQTVSITDPSSYFRYEVLAVAMADSVSVCLVNTGSGTPFISVLEFRPLPDVMYPAVSATQFLITNMRLNIGPPLNSASVRYPDDPYDRLWKPWTDSDAFTEITTAESIESSTNDHFQPPSIVMQSAATPSDDSSTVMEFWWDHSFFGLTGDSVYVNFFFTEFTPNTARTLHLQHRSQCPK
- the LOC122027974 gene encoding probable leucine-rich repeat receptor-like protein kinase At2g28990 is translated as MQFNPLVTNTDDADAINAIKELYRVKRSWIGDPCVPQQYPWDGVNCSYGTNPARIISINLSSSALSGSISSSFAMFAAIKYLDLSYNNLTGSIPDALGALSSLQILNLTGNNLTGTIPSSLLQKQNLVFSHGSNPNLCPGGTSCGGEKKKHSSVAIIAVVCVVSVVLLIVAIFIVWTVIKKRGTSMTTYSEQNVAQPMIENNAQESPLPIENRVFTYKELERVTNYFKKQLGKGGFGPVFHGYLKNDVQIAVKMLSQSSSQGMKEFRAEIQNLTRIHHKNLVSLLGYCMEGDKLALVYEYMPQGTLQDHLTGKFHSEATYSWARRLNIAIGAAQGLEYLHTACNPPLIHRDVKSSNILLSESLVAKVADFGLSKSFNMDNHTHIPNASAVVGTPGYIDPEYSSSNQISEKSDVYSFGVIILELVTGRPPVVRAMNSNAISLVQWVRQRLAKEDIENIIDRNLRMGHDINSIWKAVDLALRCTELDHRQRPTMARVVKELNESLELECAYSEGFTTGGSQTDTISVAFEVEPPSFFAPGAR